The following proteins come from a genomic window of Maniola jurtina chromosome 15, ilManJurt1.1, whole genome shotgun sequence:
- the LOC123872687 gene encoding BET1 homolog, protein MRRARDGYPYQPIPRAPTDDVLEHENERMAGELGEKISTLKHMSIEIGNEVRYQDKILRGLDDDVDRSSGFLGKTMGRVLRLGKGNHNYYIFYLFIFSIFVFFLLYIVLKFR, encoded by the coding sequence ATGCGTCGAGCCAGGGATGGCTATCCATATCAGCCTATACCCCGGGCTCCCACAGACGATGTGCTCGAACACGAAAACGAAAGGATGGCTGGAGAGCTTGGCGAAAAAATATCTACATTGAAACATATGTCGATAGAAATCGGCAATGAGGTGCGATATCAAGACAAAATTTTACGAGGATTGGATGATGATGTAGACAGAAGCTCTGGCTTTCTCGGCAAAACCATGGGAAGAGTACTCAGACTTGGCAAAGGAAATCACAactattacatattttatttgttcatcTTTTCAATTTTCGTGTTTTTCTTGCTgtatattgtattaaaattcAGATGA
- the LOC123872653 gene encoding uncharacterized protein LOC123872653 isoform X3 → MTTMEEGESTTTEDIPAGNPEELTKNPTALKEAHEEMATLDVLVCGQCHSAFHFINEFKEHKDSGNCTGKSPVRDSNESKAQVWAFLLWKCSSARDGSTSTADNSWKLYQQWCRMPEAQRTAWITAGTDVQALSKFAHAMVMELKAEDQLVPVQNTPAEGPTKRRGRPRKTKGDDLETQPSGEESDEVKASPGMKTLVNKLPLSTSVTKRDMSTESVRNAQERVPPEERIARRSEREGGAGAEAGEYVVEKILAKRFNPRRKHFEYLLKWEGYAHDQNTWEPVENMETCKHLLEAFEKQLARQKELKALRAQQQQQQQQQHPVQVKQISTPLPQVVKQVVKKIDSSPALTPTGRLQRTSKARALDQVKAWCGADDEPASKRIKREHSSDDDYSDADSIPSKADSKPVTSVPEVTEKKILNGQPSPKSSSNIDPELVKSLGLGGKGMPNIKGVIKVDPKHMPNLSTGVYIMSKSSGIMKIDSPGKLGPGLNIDQDVIRKQILAAKQKKLEEAKKQSPIVKTTPQQVRRYGSSGQQVTEKTIITPSGQKIIQRTIQRTYGNSQQQQDGKSPVTILNKKLAQGDSLLRGTPPRGGGSIRGRGRGFSVSTSAGNIVRIREKQVPVEFEKWEASSDSSDGLEDPFPRVLGPLPSPSPERELTLCPLTGRRLARAEGEPTPPPTPPPQPPATPPPDTHHGTMLMKVEMSPGGTTGMLIQGDGAQPSLPVLTDEDGTEVKVEASAVKQLLESGVDVDEGEEVGLQLHAGHPPIMIRGEDGVLYQVAGENEDGQTLLVAAEGVEGAEGVEGADGENDGVMYVTREDGQTLLVATQGVDGTVQGVEGSSEGEGVTYVTRGEDGQDVLTIDPSQLAQFMPGGEAAGLQQVAVQVEGEPGEDATQVIAQLVQADLPSPGGTRRVVLLLPDGSFTMTELDKEQYESITEASKAQE, encoded by the exons ATGACTACCATGGAAGAAGGAGAATCTACTACAACAGAGGATATACCTGCAGGAAATCCTGAGGAATTAACCAAAAATCCTACAGCTTTAAAAG agGCTCATGAAGAAATGGCAACACTGGATGTCCTTGTGTGTGGCCAATGTCATTCCGCATTTCACTTTATTAACGAATTCAAAGAGCATAAGGATTCTGGCAATTGTACTGGAAAATCACCTGTAAGAGATAGT AATGAAAGTAAGGCTCAGGTGTGGGCGTTCCTGCTGTGGAAGTGTTCGTCGGCGCGCGACGGGTCCACGTCGACGGCGGACAACAGCTGGAAGCTGTACCAGCAGTGGTGCCGCATGCCCGAGGCGCAGCGCACCGCGTGGATCACCGCTGGGACTGACGTGCAAGCTCTCTCTAAATTTGCACACGCTATGGTT ATGGAGCTCAAGGCTGAAGACCAACTGGTTCCAGTGCAGAATACACCGGCAGAGGGACCAACTAAAAGAAGAGGCAGGCCTCGAAAAACCAAAGGA GACGACTTGGAGACACAACCGTCAGGTGAAGAGAGTGATGAAGTGAAAGCCAGTCCCGGCATGAAGACCCTTGTCAACAAGTTGCCCTTGTCCACCTCGGTCACTAAAAGG gATATGTCAACGGAGTCGGTGCGAAACGCACAAGAGCGCGTGCCGCCGGAAGAGAGGATCGCGCGTCGTTCGGAGCGCgagggcggcgcgggcgcggagGCCGGCGAGTACGTCGTCGAGAAGATACTCGCCAAGCGCTTCAACCCGCGGCGGAAGCACTTCGAATACCTGCTCAAGTGGGAGGGATACGCACA TGATCAGAACACGTGGGAGCCGGTGGAGAACATGGAGACGTGCAAGCATTTGCTGGAGGCATTCGAGAAGCAGCTCGCGCGGCAGAAGGAGCTCAAGGCGTTGCGCGCGCAGCAGCAGCAACAGCAGCAGCAGCAACATCCGGTTCAG GTGAAACAAATCAGTACACCATTGCCACAGGTGGTCAAGCAAGTGGTAAAGAAGATTGACAGCAGTCCAGCACTCACTCCAACAGG GCGCCTGCAGCGCACGAGCAAGGCGCGCGCGCTGGACCAGGTGAAGGCGTGGTGCGGCGCGGACGACGAGCCCGCCAGCAAGAGGATCAAGCGCGAGCATTCCAGCGACGACGACTACTCTGACGCGGATTCCATTCCCTCCAAAG cgGATAGCAAACCTGTGACTTCCGTCCCAGAAG taaccGAGAAGAAGATATTGAATGGGCAGCCCTCACCAAAATCGTCTTCAAACATTGATCCTGAGCTGGTTAAGTCATTGGGGCTGGGAGGCAAAGGAATGCCCAACATTAAAGGAGTTATCAAGGTGGACCCCAAGCACATGCCTAACCTTTCTACtg GTGTGTATATCATGTCCAAGAGTTCTGGTATTATGAAAATTGACTCACCCGGAAAACTGGGGCCGGGTTTGAATATAGACCAAGATGTAATCAGAAAACAGATTCTAGCAGCCAAGCAG AAAAAACTTGAAGAAGCCAAGAAGCAGTCACCAATAGTTAAAACAACCCCACAACAG GTTAGAAGATACGGTTCCAGCGGCCAGCAAGTGACGGAGAAGACTATAATAACTCCTTCGGGGCAGAAGATCATCCAGCGCACGATACAGCGCACATACGGCAACTCGCAACAGCAACAGGACGGGAAGTCGCCTGTTACTATTCTCAACAAGAAACTAGCACAG GGAGACAGCTTGCTGCGGGGCACGCCGCCGCGCGGCGGGGGCAGCATACGCGGCCGCGGCCGAGGCTTCTCCGTGTCGACGTCCGCCGGCAACATCGTGCGCATACGAGAGAAGCAGGTCCCTGTCGAGTTCGAAAAG TGGGAAGCGTCATCGGACTCGTCGGACGGCTTGGAAGATCCATTCCCGCGAGTGCTGGGTCCTCTGCCGTCGCCGAGCCCGGAGCGCGAGCTCACCCTGTGTCCACTGACGGGGCGCCGCCTCGCGCGCGCCGAGGGTGAGCCCACGCCGCCGCCCACTCCGCCGCCGCAGCCGCCCGCCACACCGCCGCCGGACACACACCACGGCACCATGCTCATGAAG GTTGAAATGTCGCCCGGTGGTACGACGGGCATGTTGATTCAGGGAGACGGTGCACAACCCTCATTACCAGTGTTGACTGATGAAGATGGA ACGGAGGTGAAGGTGGAAGCGAGTGCGGTGAAGCAGCTGCTGGAGAGCGGGGTGGACGTGGACGAAGGCGAGGAAGTGGGCTTGCAGCTGCACGCGGGACACCCGCCCATCATGATCCGCGGGGAGGATGGCGTGCTGTACCAG GTCGCTGGTGAAAACGAGGATGGTCAGACGCTGCTCGTAGCGGCGGAGGGAGTGGAGGGGGCGGAAGGCGTGGAGGGGGCTGATGGAGAGAACGACGGCGTTATGTACGTCACGAGAGAAGATGGACAG ACGTTACTAGTGGCGACTCAAGGCGTGGACGGCACAGTCCAGGGCGTGGAAGGTTCCAGTGAAGGGGAAGGTGTCACGTATGTCACTAGAGGAGAAGACGGACAG GATGTGCTCACGATCGATCCGTCGCAACTGGCGCAGTTTATGCCGGGCGGCGAGGCGGCTGGGCTGCAGCAGGTGGCCGTGCAAGTAGAGGGCGAGCCCGGCGAGGACGCAACGCAGGTCATCGCGCAGCTCGTACAGGCCGACCTGCCCTCGCCAG GTGGTACCCGACGTGTGGTGCTGCTTCTACCGGACGGCAGTTTCACGATGACAGAGCTGGACAAAGAACAATATGAATCAATAACCGAAGCGAGTAAAGCTCAGGAGTGA
- the LOC123872653 gene encoding uncharacterized protein LOC123872653 isoform X2, whose translation MVRNCAIEGCRKEYYPDCGLSFHRFPQKENIREKWISCVGADRKITKNSVICSRHFRPEDYVANNSPSPALKEGAVPSAFIMEYKVKMTTMEEGESTTTEDIPAGNPEELTKNPTALKEAHEEMATLDVLVCGQCHSAFHFINEFKEHKDSGNCTGKSPVRDSNESKAQVWAFLLWKCSSARDGSTSTADNSWKLYQQWCRMPEAQRTAWITAGTDVQALSKFAHAMVMELKAEDQLVPVQNTPAEGPTKRRGRPRKTKGDDLETQPSGEESDEVKASPGMKTLVNKLPLSTSVTKRDMSTESVRNAQERVPPEERIARRSEREGGAGAEAGEYVVEKILAKRFNPRRKHFEYLLKWEGYAHDQNTWEPVENMETCKHLLEAFEKQLARQKELKALRAQQQQQQQQQHPVQVKQISTPLPQVVKQVVKKIDSSPALTPTGRLQRTSKARALDQVKAWCGADDEPASKRIKREHSSDDDYSDADSIPSKVTEKKILNGQPSPKSSSNIDPELVKSLGLGGKGMPNIKGVIKVDPKHMPNLSTGVYIMSKSSGIMKIDSPGKLGPGLNIDQDVIRKQILAAKQKKLEEAKKQSPIVKTTPQQVRRYGSSGQQVTEKTIITPSGQKIIQRTIQRTYGNSQQQQDGKSPVTILNKKLAQGDSLLRGTPPRGGGSIRGRGRGFSVSTSAGNIVRIREKQVPVEFEKWEASSDSSDGLEDPFPRVLGPLPSPSPERELTLCPLTGRRLARAEGEPTPPPTPPPQPPATPPPDTHHGTMLMKVEMSPGGTTGMLIQGDGAQPSLPVLTDEDGTEVKVEASAVKQLLESGVDVDEGEEVGLQLHAGHPPIMIRGEDGVLYQVAGENEDGQTLLVAAEGVEGAEGVEGADGENDGVMYVTREDGQTLLVATQGVDGTVQGVEGSSEGEGVTYVTRGEDGQDVLTIDPSQLAQFMPGGEAAGLQQVAVQVEGEPGEDATQVIAQLVQADLPSPGGTRRVVLLLPDGSFTMTELDKEQYESITEASKAQE comes from the exons atggtGAGGAATTGTGCTATCGAGGGTTGTAGAAAAGAGTACTACCCCGATTGCGGGTTGTCTTTTCACAG ATTCCCTCAAAAAGAAAACATCAGAGAAAAATGGATAAGTTGTGTTGGAGCTGATcgcaaaattacaaaaaattcaGTTATATGTAGTAGACATTTCAGACCTGAAGATTATGTTGCTAATAATTCACCATCACCAGCCCTTAAAGAAGGTGCAGTGCCATCGGCTTTTATTATG GAGTATAAAGTAAAAATGACTACCATGGAAGAAGGAGAATCTACTACAACAGAGGATATACCTGCAGGAAATCCTGAGGAATTAACCAAAAATCCTACAGCTTTAAAAG agGCTCATGAAGAAATGGCAACACTGGATGTCCTTGTGTGTGGCCAATGTCATTCCGCATTTCACTTTATTAACGAATTCAAAGAGCATAAGGATTCTGGCAATTGTACTGGAAAATCACCTGTAAGAGATAGT AATGAAAGTAAGGCTCAGGTGTGGGCGTTCCTGCTGTGGAAGTGTTCGTCGGCGCGCGACGGGTCCACGTCGACGGCGGACAACAGCTGGAAGCTGTACCAGCAGTGGTGCCGCATGCCCGAGGCGCAGCGCACCGCGTGGATCACCGCTGGGACTGACGTGCAAGCTCTCTCTAAATTTGCACACGCTATGGTT ATGGAGCTCAAGGCTGAAGACCAACTGGTTCCAGTGCAGAATACACCGGCAGAGGGACCAACTAAAAGAAGAGGCAGGCCTCGAAAAACCAAAGGA GACGACTTGGAGACACAACCGTCAGGTGAAGAGAGTGATGAAGTGAAAGCCAGTCCCGGCATGAAGACCCTTGTCAACAAGTTGCCCTTGTCCACCTCGGTCACTAAAAGG gATATGTCAACGGAGTCGGTGCGAAACGCACAAGAGCGCGTGCCGCCGGAAGAGAGGATCGCGCGTCGTTCGGAGCGCgagggcggcgcgggcgcggagGCCGGCGAGTACGTCGTCGAGAAGATACTCGCCAAGCGCTTCAACCCGCGGCGGAAGCACTTCGAATACCTGCTCAAGTGGGAGGGATACGCACA TGATCAGAACACGTGGGAGCCGGTGGAGAACATGGAGACGTGCAAGCATTTGCTGGAGGCATTCGAGAAGCAGCTCGCGCGGCAGAAGGAGCTCAAGGCGTTGCGCGCGCAGCAGCAGCAACAGCAGCAGCAGCAACATCCGGTTCAG GTGAAACAAATCAGTACACCATTGCCACAGGTGGTCAAGCAAGTGGTAAAGAAGATTGACAGCAGTCCAGCACTCACTCCAACAGG GCGCCTGCAGCGCACGAGCAAGGCGCGCGCGCTGGACCAGGTGAAGGCGTGGTGCGGCGCGGACGACGAGCCCGCCAGCAAGAGGATCAAGCGCGAGCATTCCAGCGACGACGACTACTCTGACGCGGATTCCATTCCCTCCAAAG taaccGAGAAGAAGATATTGAATGGGCAGCCCTCACCAAAATCGTCTTCAAACATTGATCCTGAGCTGGTTAAGTCATTGGGGCTGGGAGGCAAAGGAATGCCCAACATTAAAGGAGTTATCAAGGTGGACCCCAAGCACATGCCTAACCTTTCTACtg GTGTGTATATCATGTCCAAGAGTTCTGGTATTATGAAAATTGACTCACCCGGAAAACTGGGGCCGGGTTTGAATATAGACCAAGATGTAATCAGAAAACAGATTCTAGCAGCCAAGCAG AAAAAACTTGAAGAAGCCAAGAAGCAGTCACCAATAGTTAAAACAACCCCACAACAG GTTAGAAGATACGGTTCCAGCGGCCAGCAAGTGACGGAGAAGACTATAATAACTCCTTCGGGGCAGAAGATCATCCAGCGCACGATACAGCGCACATACGGCAACTCGCAACAGCAACAGGACGGGAAGTCGCCTGTTACTATTCTCAACAAGAAACTAGCACAG GGAGACAGCTTGCTGCGGGGCACGCCGCCGCGCGGCGGGGGCAGCATACGCGGCCGCGGCCGAGGCTTCTCCGTGTCGACGTCCGCCGGCAACATCGTGCGCATACGAGAGAAGCAGGTCCCTGTCGAGTTCGAAAAG TGGGAAGCGTCATCGGACTCGTCGGACGGCTTGGAAGATCCATTCCCGCGAGTGCTGGGTCCTCTGCCGTCGCCGAGCCCGGAGCGCGAGCTCACCCTGTGTCCACTGACGGGGCGCCGCCTCGCGCGCGCCGAGGGTGAGCCCACGCCGCCGCCCACTCCGCCGCCGCAGCCGCCCGCCACACCGCCGCCGGACACACACCACGGCACCATGCTCATGAAG GTTGAAATGTCGCCCGGTGGTACGACGGGCATGTTGATTCAGGGAGACGGTGCACAACCCTCATTACCAGTGTTGACTGATGAAGATGGA ACGGAGGTGAAGGTGGAAGCGAGTGCGGTGAAGCAGCTGCTGGAGAGCGGGGTGGACGTGGACGAAGGCGAGGAAGTGGGCTTGCAGCTGCACGCGGGACACCCGCCCATCATGATCCGCGGGGAGGATGGCGTGCTGTACCAG GTCGCTGGTGAAAACGAGGATGGTCAGACGCTGCTCGTAGCGGCGGAGGGAGTGGAGGGGGCGGAAGGCGTGGAGGGGGCTGATGGAGAGAACGACGGCGTTATGTACGTCACGAGAGAAGATGGACAG ACGTTACTAGTGGCGACTCAAGGCGTGGACGGCACAGTCCAGGGCGTGGAAGGTTCCAGTGAAGGGGAAGGTGTCACGTATGTCACTAGAGGAGAAGACGGACAG GATGTGCTCACGATCGATCCGTCGCAACTGGCGCAGTTTATGCCGGGCGGCGAGGCGGCTGGGCTGCAGCAGGTGGCCGTGCAAGTAGAGGGCGAGCCCGGCGAGGACGCAACGCAGGTCATCGCGCAGCTCGTACAGGCCGACCTGCCCTCGCCAG GTGGTACCCGACGTGTGGTGCTGCTTCTACCGGACGGCAGTTTCACGATGACAGAGCTGGACAAAGAACAATATGAATCAATAACCGAAGCGAGTAAAGCTCAGGAGTGA
- the LOC123872653 gene encoding uncharacterized protein LOC123872653 isoform X1: MVRNCAIEGCRKEYYPDCGLSFHRFPQKENIREKWISCVGADRKITKNSVICSRHFRPEDYVANNSPSPALKEGAVPSAFIMEYKVKMTTMEEGESTTTEDIPAGNPEELTKNPTALKEAHEEMATLDVLVCGQCHSAFHFINEFKEHKDSGNCTGKSPVRDSNESKAQVWAFLLWKCSSARDGSTSTADNSWKLYQQWCRMPEAQRTAWITAGTDVQALSKFAHAMVMELKAEDQLVPVQNTPAEGPTKRRGRPRKTKGDDLETQPSGEESDEVKASPGMKTLVNKLPLSTSVTKRDMSTESVRNAQERVPPEERIARRSEREGGAGAEAGEYVVEKILAKRFNPRRKHFEYLLKWEGYAHDQNTWEPVENMETCKHLLEAFEKQLARQKELKALRAQQQQQQQQQHPVQVKQISTPLPQVVKQVVKKIDSSPALTPTGRLQRTSKARALDQVKAWCGADDEPASKRIKREHSSDDDYSDADSIPSKADSKPVTSVPEVTEKKILNGQPSPKSSSNIDPELVKSLGLGGKGMPNIKGVIKVDPKHMPNLSTGVYIMSKSSGIMKIDSPGKLGPGLNIDQDVIRKQILAAKQKKLEEAKKQSPIVKTTPQQVRRYGSSGQQVTEKTIITPSGQKIIQRTIQRTYGNSQQQQDGKSPVTILNKKLAQGDSLLRGTPPRGGGSIRGRGRGFSVSTSAGNIVRIREKQVPVEFEKWEASSDSSDGLEDPFPRVLGPLPSPSPERELTLCPLTGRRLARAEGEPTPPPTPPPQPPATPPPDTHHGTMLMKVEMSPGGTTGMLIQGDGAQPSLPVLTDEDGTEVKVEASAVKQLLESGVDVDEGEEVGLQLHAGHPPIMIRGEDGVLYQVAGENEDGQTLLVAAEGVEGAEGVEGADGENDGVMYVTREDGQTLLVATQGVDGTVQGVEGSSEGEGVTYVTRGEDGQDVLTIDPSQLAQFMPGGEAAGLQQVAVQVEGEPGEDATQVIAQLVQADLPSPGGTRRVVLLLPDGSFTMTELDKEQYESITEASKAQE, from the exons atggtGAGGAATTGTGCTATCGAGGGTTGTAGAAAAGAGTACTACCCCGATTGCGGGTTGTCTTTTCACAG ATTCCCTCAAAAAGAAAACATCAGAGAAAAATGGATAAGTTGTGTTGGAGCTGATcgcaaaattacaaaaaattcaGTTATATGTAGTAGACATTTCAGACCTGAAGATTATGTTGCTAATAATTCACCATCACCAGCCCTTAAAGAAGGTGCAGTGCCATCGGCTTTTATTATG GAGTATAAAGTAAAAATGACTACCATGGAAGAAGGAGAATCTACTACAACAGAGGATATACCTGCAGGAAATCCTGAGGAATTAACCAAAAATCCTACAGCTTTAAAAG agGCTCATGAAGAAATGGCAACACTGGATGTCCTTGTGTGTGGCCAATGTCATTCCGCATTTCACTTTATTAACGAATTCAAAGAGCATAAGGATTCTGGCAATTGTACTGGAAAATCACCTGTAAGAGATAGT AATGAAAGTAAGGCTCAGGTGTGGGCGTTCCTGCTGTGGAAGTGTTCGTCGGCGCGCGACGGGTCCACGTCGACGGCGGACAACAGCTGGAAGCTGTACCAGCAGTGGTGCCGCATGCCCGAGGCGCAGCGCACCGCGTGGATCACCGCTGGGACTGACGTGCAAGCTCTCTCTAAATTTGCACACGCTATGGTT ATGGAGCTCAAGGCTGAAGACCAACTGGTTCCAGTGCAGAATACACCGGCAGAGGGACCAACTAAAAGAAGAGGCAGGCCTCGAAAAACCAAAGGA GACGACTTGGAGACACAACCGTCAGGTGAAGAGAGTGATGAAGTGAAAGCCAGTCCCGGCATGAAGACCCTTGTCAACAAGTTGCCCTTGTCCACCTCGGTCACTAAAAGG gATATGTCAACGGAGTCGGTGCGAAACGCACAAGAGCGCGTGCCGCCGGAAGAGAGGATCGCGCGTCGTTCGGAGCGCgagggcggcgcgggcgcggagGCCGGCGAGTACGTCGTCGAGAAGATACTCGCCAAGCGCTTCAACCCGCGGCGGAAGCACTTCGAATACCTGCTCAAGTGGGAGGGATACGCACA TGATCAGAACACGTGGGAGCCGGTGGAGAACATGGAGACGTGCAAGCATTTGCTGGAGGCATTCGAGAAGCAGCTCGCGCGGCAGAAGGAGCTCAAGGCGTTGCGCGCGCAGCAGCAGCAACAGCAGCAGCAGCAACATCCGGTTCAG GTGAAACAAATCAGTACACCATTGCCACAGGTGGTCAAGCAAGTGGTAAAGAAGATTGACAGCAGTCCAGCACTCACTCCAACAGG GCGCCTGCAGCGCACGAGCAAGGCGCGCGCGCTGGACCAGGTGAAGGCGTGGTGCGGCGCGGACGACGAGCCCGCCAGCAAGAGGATCAAGCGCGAGCATTCCAGCGACGACGACTACTCTGACGCGGATTCCATTCCCTCCAAAG cgGATAGCAAACCTGTGACTTCCGTCCCAGAAG taaccGAGAAGAAGATATTGAATGGGCAGCCCTCACCAAAATCGTCTTCAAACATTGATCCTGAGCTGGTTAAGTCATTGGGGCTGGGAGGCAAAGGAATGCCCAACATTAAAGGAGTTATCAAGGTGGACCCCAAGCACATGCCTAACCTTTCTACtg GTGTGTATATCATGTCCAAGAGTTCTGGTATTATGAAAATTGACTCACCCGGAAAACTGGGGCCGGGTTTGAATATAGACCAAGATGTAATCAGAAAACAGATTCTAGCAGCCAAGCAG AAAAAACTTGAAGAAGCCAAGAAGCAGTCACCAATAGTTAAAACAACCCCACAACAG GTTAGAAGATACGGTTCCAGCGGCCAGCAAGTGACGGAGAAGACTATAATAACTCCTTCGGGGCAGAAGATCATCCAGCGCACGATACAGCGCACATACGGCAACTCGCAACAGCAACAGGACGGGAAGTCGCCTGTTACTATTCTCAACAAGAAACTAGCACAG GGAGACAGCTTGCTGCGGGGCACGCCGCCGCGCGGCGGGGGCAGCATACGCGGCCGCGGCCGAGGCTTCTCCGTGTCGACGTCCGCCGGCAACATCGTGCGCATACGAGAGAAGCAGGTCCCTGTCGAGTTCGAAAAG TGGGAAGCGTCATCGGACTCGTCGGACGGCTTGGAAGATCCATTCCCGCGAGTGCTGGGTCCTCTGCCGTCGCCGAGCCCGGAGCGCGAGCTCACCCTGTGTCCACTGACGGGGCGCCGCCTCGCGCGCGCCGAGGGTGAGCCCACGCCGCCGCCCACTCCGCCGCCGCAGCCGCCCGCCACACCGCCGCCGGACACACACCACGGCACCATGCTCATGAAG GTTGAAATGTCGCCCGGTGGTACGACGGGCATGTTGATTCAGGGAGACGGTGCACAACCCTCATTACCAGTGTTGACTGATGAAGATGGA ACGGAGGTGAAGGTGGAAGCGAGTGCGGTGAAGCAGCTGCTGGAGAGCGGGGTGGACGTGGACGAAGGCGAGGAAGTGGGCTTGCAGCTGCACGCGGGACACCCGCCCATCATGATCCGCGGGGAGGATGGCGTGCTGTACCAG GTCGCTGGTGAAAACGAGGATGGTCAGACGCTGCTCGTAGCGGCGGAGGGAGTGGAGGGGGCGGAAGGCGTGGAGGGGGCTGATGGAGAGAACGACGGCGTTATGTACGTCACGAGAGAAGATGGACAG ACGTTACTAGTGGCGACTCAAGGCGTGGACGGCACAGTCCAGGGCGTGGAAGGTTCCAGTGAAGGGGAAGGTGTCACGTATGTCACTAGAGGAGAAGACGGACAG GATGTGCTCACGATCGATCCGTCGCAACTGGCGCAGTTTATGCCGGGCGGCGAGGCGGCTGGGCTGCAGCAGGTGGCCGTGCAAGTAGAGGGCGAGCCCGGCGAGGACGCAACGCAGGTCATCGCGCAGCTCGTACAGGCCGACCTGCCCTCGCCAG GTGGTACCCGACGTGTGGTGCTGCTTCTACCGGACGGCAGTTTCACGATGACAGAGCTGGACAAAGAACAATATGAATCAATAACCGAAGCGAGTAAAGCTCAGGAGTGA
- the LOC123872686 gene encoding SUMO-conjugating enzyme UBC9-A has protein sequence MSGIASARLAEERKAWRKDHPFGFVARPMKNPDGSLNLMTWECAIPGKKGTPWEGGLYKLRMIFKDDYPSSPPKCKFEPPLFHPNVYPSGTVCLSLLDEEKDWRPAITIKQILLGIQDLLNEPNVKDPAQAEAYTIYCQNRLEYDKRVRAQARAMAATE, from the exons ATGTCGGGTATCGCAAGTGCACGTTTAGCCGAGGAGAGAAAAGCTTGGCGCAAGGACCATCCCTTT GGTTTCGTCGCCAGACCTATGAAAAATCCAGATGGATCATTGAACCTTATGACTTGGGAATGCGCGATTCCTGGTAAAAAGGGG ACACCATGGGAAGGTGGATTATACAAGTTAAGAATGATCTTCAAAGACGATTACCCCTCAAGTCCTCCCAAGTGTAAATTTGAGCCACCTCTCTTCCATCCCAACGTGTACCCTTCTGGAACAGTTTGTTTATCACTACTAGATGAAGAGAAAGACTGGCGTCCGGCCATCACCATCAAACAAATCCTTCTCGGTATCCAAGATCTCCTGAATGAGCCGAATGTAAAGGATCCTGCACAAGCTGAAGCATATACAATCTATTG CCAAAACCGGCTAGAATATGACAAGAGAGTAAGAGCACAGGCGCGTGCTATGGCTGCAACTGAATGA